One region of Enterobacter ludwigii genomic DNA includes:
- a CDS encoding IS66-like element ISKpn24 family transposase, which yields MPQVTAAQVAEQEALNRALLEKLNEREREIDHLQAQLDKLRRMNFGSRSEKVSRRIAQMEADLKQLQKESDTLTGRVDDPAVQRPLRQTRTRKPFPESLPRDEKRLLPAASCCPECGGALSYLGEDAAEQLELMRSAFRVIRTVREKHACTQCDAIVQAPAPSRPIERGIAGPGLLARVLSSKYAEHTPLYRQSEIYGRQGVELSRSLLSGWVDACCRLLSPLEGALQDYVLTDGKLHADDTPVPVLLPGNKKTKTGRLWTYVRDDRNAGSELAPAVWFAYSPDRKGIHPQSHLAGFSGVLQADAYAGFNELYRNGQITEAACWAHARRKIHDVHVRTPSALTEEALKRIGELYAIEAEIRGMPAKRRLAERQQKAKPRLKSLESWLREKVKTLSRHSELAKALTYVLNQWPALAYYTDDGWAEADNNIAENALRMVSLGRKNYLFFGSDHGGERGALLYSLIGTCKLNGVEPESYLRYVLDVIADWPINRVSELLPWRVALPTE from the coding sequence ATGCCGCAGGTCACTGCCGCTCAGGTTGCCGAACAGGAGGCGCTGAACCGTGCCCTTCTGGAAAAACTGAACGAGCGTGAACGCGAAATAGATCACCTGCAGGCGCAACTGGATAAGCTGCGCCGGATGAACTTCGGCAGCCGCTCCGAAAAAGTCTCCCGCCGTATCGCGCAGATGGAAGCCGACCTTAAGCAGTTGCAGAAAGAAAGCGATACCCTTACCGGCCGGGTGGATGACCCGGCCGTGCAGCGCCCGCTGCGGCAGACCCGTACCCGCAAACCGTTCCCTGAATCACTTCCCCGTGACGAAAAACGGCTGCTGCCGGCAGCGTCATGCTGCCCGGAATGTGGTGGTGCGCTGAGTTACCTGGGTGAAGATGCCGCCGAACAGCTGGAGCTGATGCGCAGCGCCTTCCGGGTTATCCGGACAGTACGTGAAAAGCATGCCTGTACTCAGTGCGATGCCATCGTGCAGGCCCCCGCGCCTTCACGGCCCATCGAGCGGGGTATCGCAGGACCGGGGCTGCTGGCCCGCGTGCTGAGTTCAAAGTATGCAGAGCACACCCCGCTGTACCGCCAGTCTGAAATATACGGCCGCCAGGGTGTGGAGCTGAGCCGCTCACTGCTGTCGGGCTGGGTGGATGCGTGTTGCCGGCTACTGTCACCGCTGGAAGGGGCGCTTCAGGACTATGTGCTGACTGACGGTAAGCTCCATGCTGATGACACGCCTGTCCCGGTGCTGTTGCCAGGTAATAAGAAAACGAAGACCGGGCGGTTATGGACCTACGTTCGTGACGACCGTAACGCCGGGTCAGAGCTGGCGCCGGCAGTGTGGTTCGCTTACAGCCCGGACAGAAAAGGTATCCACCCGCAGAGCCATCTCGCTGGCTTCAGCGGTGTTCTGCAGGCGGATGCGTACGCCGGGTTCAACGAACTGTACCGCAATGGACAGATAACGGAAGCTGCCTGCTGGGCTCATGCCCGCCGCAAGATCCACGATGTGCACGTTCGCACCCCGTCAGCGCTGACGGAGGAAGCCCTGAAACGGATCGGTGAGTTATATGCCATCGAGGCGGAAATAAGGGGGATGCCGGCGAAGCGACGCCTTGCAGAACGTCAGCAAAAAGCTAAACCGCGGCTGAAATCCCTGGAAAGCTGGCTGCGTGAAAAGGTGAAAACGCTGTCGCGACACTCAGAACTGGCGAAAGCGTTAACGTACGTACTGAACCAGTGGCCGGCGCTGGCTTACTATACTGACGACGGCTGGGCCGAGGCAGATAACAACATAGCTGAGAATGCGCTACGGATGGTCAGCCTGGGCCGCAAAAACTACCTGTTCTTCGGTTCGGATCATGGAGGAGAGCGGGGAGCGCTGCTGTACAGCCTGATCGGGACATGCAAACTGAACGGAGTGGAGCCAGAAAGCTACCTCCGTTATGTCCTTGACGTCATTGCTGACTGGCCGATAAACCGGGTCAGCGAACTACTCCCCTGGCGCGTAGCACTGCCAACTGAATAA
- the ltrA gene encoding group II intron reverse transcriptase/maturase, producing the protein MQRKLATWAATDPSLRIQRLLRLITQPEWLAEAARITLSSKGAHTPGVDGVNKTMLQARLAVELQILRDELLSGHYQPLPARRVYIPKSNGKLRPLGIPALRDRIVQRAMLMAMEPIWESDFHTLSYGFRPERSVHHAIRTVKLQLTDCGETRGRWVIEGDLSSYFDTVHHRLLMKAVRRRISDARFMTLLWKTIKAGHIDVGLFRAASEGVPQGGVISPLLSNIMLNEFDQYLHERYLSGKARKDRWYWNNSIQRGRSTAVRENWQWKPAVAYCRYADDFVLIVKGTKAQAEAIREECRGVLEGSLKLRLNMDKTKITHVNDGFIFLGHRIIRKRSRYGEMRVVSTIPQEKARNFAASLTALLSGNYSESKVDMAEQLNRKLKGWAMFYKFVDFKAKVFSYIDRVVFWKLAHWLARKYRTGIASLMRWWCKSPKPGQSKTWVLFGKTNHGKLSGEILYRLVGQGKKLFRWRLPEGNPYLRTETRNTYTSRFTEVAMAFASI; encoded by the coding sequence ATGCAACGCAAGCTTGCCACATGGGCAGCCACCGATCCGTCCCTACGGATTCAACGGCTGCTGCGTCTGATAACACAACCAGAATGGCTGGCTGAAGCGGCGCGGATCACGCTTTCATCAAAGGGGGCCCATACCCCCGGCGTTGATGGCGTGAATAAAACAATGCTACAGGCCAGACTGGCTGTTGAGCTGCAAATCCTCAGGGATGAATTACTCTCAGGCCACTACCAGCCCTTGCCCGCCAGACGGGTTTACATCCCTAAAAGCAACGGCAAACTGCGACCACTGGGTATCCCCGCGTTGCGGGATCGTATTGTTCAGCGGGCCATGCTGATGGCGATGGAGCCGATATGGGAGAGTGATTTTCATACGCTCTCATATGGCTTCCGGCCTGAGCGCAGTGTCCACCACGCGATCCGCACGGTGAAATTACAGCTCACAGACTGTGGTGAAACCCGGGGACGCTGGGTGATTGAAGGCGACCTGTCCAGTTACTTCGACACCGTACATCATCGACTGCTGATGAAGGCTGTACGCCGCAGGATCAGTGACGCACGTTTCATGACTCTGCTGTGGAAAACCATCAAGGCGGGACATATCGATGTCGGTCTCTTTCGGGCGGCCAGTGAAGGTGTACCACAGGGCGGTGTTATATCGCCGCTATTATCGAACATCATGCTGAATGAGTTCGATCAATACCTGCATGAGCGCTACCTGAGCGGGAAAGCCAGAAAAGATCGGTGGTACTGGAATAACAGTATCCAACGGGGCCGAAGTACGGCGGTCAGAGAAAACTGGCAGTGGAAACCCGCGGTGGCGTACTGCCGCTATGCCGATGATTTTGTCCTCATCGTCAAAGGCACCAAAGCACAGGCGGAAGCCATCAGGGAGGAGTGTCGGGGTGTGCTCGAAGGCAGTCTGAAACTCAGGCTGAACATGGATAAGACTAAAATCACCCATGTTAATGACGGCTTTATCTTTCTGGGGCACAGGATCATTCGCAAACGCAGTCGTTATGGCGAGATGCGAGTGGTCTCAACGATCCCGCAGGAGAAAGCCAGAAACTTCGCCGCATCGCTGACAGCACTGTTATCAGGCAACTACAGTGAAAGCAAAGTCGATATGGCTGAACAACTCAACCGAAAACTGAAAGGCTGGGCCATGTTCTATAAGTTCGTTGATTTTAAGGCCAAAGTCTTCAGTTATATCGACCGTGTCGTGTTCTGGAAGCTGGCTCACTGGCTGGCCCGCAAATACCGTACAGGTATCGCTTCCCTGATGAGGTGGTGGTGTAAATCACCGAAACCGGGTCAGAGCAAAACGTGGGTTTTATTTGGTAAAACCAATCACGGCAAGCTCAGCGGCGAAATACTGTACCGGTTGGTGGGGCAAGGCAAGAAGCTGTTCCGCTGGCGGCTACCCGAAGGTAATCCCTATCTGAGGACGGAGACCAGAAACACGTATACATCGCGCTTTACAGAAGTGGCAATGGCGTTCGCCAGCATTTAA
- a CDS encoding ATP-binding protein has translation MIINMIIFQGQDSPGLTELKHLSMNEDLMSAHSNNSAPFRQPLSPQDDDENGKKNIPTDPRFTLDKDVILSQTTRSSLDECMARLRFHTTIYQEWNFSVVDPMGSTAILNFYGPPGTGKTLCAEALAGQLRMPFIALGIAELESKFMGETAKNIQAAFAQAKETGALLFFDEADTLLGKRLSSVTQGVDNEVNAMRSTLLIELERFDGIVVFATNFARNYDEAFRSRIGYHVEFTLPDLTARYHLWNKFVVAEIPLAEERETLLTAASELSEGLAGREIRTCMRLALPKVLLEAERTGETAQLNIAHLRSAIEQVLASHQAIANHSGRTASEVNTAKKLLGIQ, from the coding sequence ATGATTATCAATATGATAATTTTTCAGGGACAAGACAGCCCTGGTTTAACGGAACTTAAACATCTCTCTATGAATGAAGATCTTATGTCAGCGCACAGTAACAATTCAGCACCGTTTAGACAGCCGTTATCTCCACAAGATGACGACGAAAATGGAAAAAAAAATATACCGACAGACCCGAGATTTACTCTAGATAAAGATGTCATCTTATCCCAGACCACCCGCTCCTCTCTTGATGAATGCATGGCTCGTCTGCGTTTTCATACAACGATCTACCAGGAATGGAATTTTTCAGTCGTTGATCCTATGGGGTCGACGGCGATACTAAATTTTTATGGCCCTCCCGGCACCGGGAAAACACTTTGCGCCGAGGCACTGGCTGGACAGTTACGAATGCCCTTTATTGCTCTTGGTATTGCAGAACTGGAAAGCAAGTTTATGGGAGAAACGGCTAAAAATATCCAGGCTGCTTTTGCGCAGGCTAAGGAAACCGGAGCGCTGCTCTTTTTCGATGAAGCCGACACGTTACTGGGGAAACGACTCTCCTCTGTCACACAAGGCGTTGATAATGAAGTTAATGCGATGCGCTCTACGTTACTGATCGAGCTGGAGCGTTTTGACGGCATTGTAGTTTTCGCGACTAATTTCGCACGTAACTATGATGAGGCGTTCCGCAGCCGTATTGGCTATCACGTTGAATTTACGCTTCCTGATCTTACAGCCCGTTACCATCTCTGGAACAAATTCGTGGTTGCTGAAATTCCACTCGCAGAAGAAAGAGAAACTCTTCTCACCGCCGCAAGCGAACTATCCGAAGGACTGGCAGGACGAGAGATCCGTACCTGTATGCGTCTGGCACTGCCTAAAGTGCTGCTGGAAGCAGAACGCACCGGAGAGACTGCACAACTTAACATCGCTCATTTACGGAGTGCGATAGAACAAGTTTTGGCCTCCCACCAAGCGATAGCCAATCATTCGGGACGTACAGCCAGTGAAGTCAACACAGCAAAAAAATTATTAGGTATCCAATAA
- a CDS encoding OmpA family protein, whose product MKDKPNEWVSISDLMSGVMAVVMLLLVMSVLQKTWSDIKHKQEMEQGVNAQRARVGEMLGSIKTTLDGTANEGLVALDVNSQKITLRDGVFNRGSACIASQASQALATIETQVVRFLTEFRSGQVYIEGYTDNLPVTRPVTNFESFCTVYDDNFTLSAARAREARKFIVGDLAQAFARRVIVAGYGDSQPIPGVAPEDARQRRIEVRFVLPEK is encoded by the coding sequence ATGAAAGATAAACCTAATGAGTGGGTCTCGATCTCCGACCTGATGTCGGGAGTAATGGCTGTAGTTATGTTACTGCTGGTGATGTCTGTACTACAGAAAACATGGTCAGATATTAAGCATAAGCAGGAAATGGAACAGGGAGTCAATGCCCAGCGAGCCCGAGTAGGGGAAATGTTGGGAAGTATTAAAACCACACTTGATGGAACGGCAAATGAGGGCTTAGTTGCGCTGGATGTCAACTCGCAAAAAATTACGTTGCGTGATGGAGTTTTCAATCGCGGCAGCGCCTGCATTGCATCTCAGGCAAGCCAGGCATTGGCGACGATTGAAACGCAGGTCGTCAGATTTCTTACCGAATTTAGAAGCGGACAAGTTTATATTGAAGGGTATACGGATAATCTTCCAGTTACCCGTCCGGTGACTAACTTTGAAAGTTTCTGCACTGTCTATGACGATAATTTTACCTTATCGGCAGCGCGTGCAAGAGAGGCGCGTAAATTTATAGTTGGCGATCTTGCTCAGGCTTTTGCACGCCGAGTGATTGTTGCCGGATATGGTGACTCGCAGCCTATTCCCGGTGTTGCACCGGAAGATGCTCGTCAGCGTCGCATTGAAGTTCGGTTCGTGTTGCCAGAAAAGTAG
- a CDS encoding integrase arm-type DNA-binding domain-containing protein, with product MAANLTETAIRGLKTKSTSYYVWSNSAQRGTGRLGVKVQPSGSKVFYFLYYVEKGKKEKFIQLGIWPEMKLVTANELAKKYGAWLVEGKEPQQELEQQRLAEQHIMQLHRSQGSFKELVHGYVNKMKLDNKRTWADVLKRLEKECYTVIPRETKAKDVTPLQIKTILSGIIQRDAVVHANRIRSYLMAAFNYGLKADNDPMNTSVGITFGLEVNPVSAIPKQSSAEKVGDTWLTLEELRFVMEQFAQATNVGPLMQHLIRFCVYAGGQRPFEMIASQWSAIDWQQKTLLVIADVSKNKREHLIPLAESALQELASVKELTKESNSPYIFPLSTNGERPVRTDSLARSIMYFRAFNPEFKVFTARDLRRTCKTLMGEAGISKEIRDRIQNHALNDVSSKHYDRYDYLTEKRRALEIWEDRVNNYQRQQENNVVNLFGRK from the coding sequence ATGGCCGCTAATCTTACCGAGACTGCTATACGTGGATTGAAGACAAAAAGTACGTCGTACTACGTGTGGAGCAACAGTGCTCAGCGTGGTACTGGCAGGCTTGGCGTTAAGGTTCAGCCTTCAGGCAGCAAGGTTTTTTATTTCCTTTACTACGTTGAGAAAGGGAAGAAAGAGAAGTTCATCCAGTTGGGCATCTGGCCTGAGATGAAACTGGTGACGGCCAATGAGCTGGCGAAAAAGTATGGTGCCTGGCTTGTTGAAGGAAAAGAGCCCCAGCAAGAGCTTGAGCAACAGCGCCTGGCCGAACAGCACATCATGCAACTTCATCGCTCGCAGGGATCGTTTAAAGAGCTGGTACATGGCTACGTTAACAAGATGAAGCTCGACAATAAGCGGACCTGGGCTGATGTTCTGAAGCGTCTTGAAAAAGAGTGCTACACGGTTATCCCTCGAGAAACCAAAGCGAAAGATGTCACGCCATTACAGATCAAAACGATCTTATCTGGCATCATCCAGCGTGATGCAGTGGTCCATGCGAATCGAATTCGTTCCTACCTGATGGCGGCTTTTAACTACGGTCTTAAAGCCGATAACGATCCGATGAATACCAGCGTGGGTATTACGTTCGGCCTTGAAGTTAATCCGGTATCGGCCATACCAAAGCAGTCCTCGGCGGAGAAAGTGGGTGATACATGGTTAACGCTGGAGGAGCTACGTTTTGTCATGGAGCAGTTCGCTCAGGCAACTAACGTTGGGCCGCTGATGCAGCATCTGATTCGCTTCTGTGTTTATGCTGGTGGGCAGCGTCCGTTTGAAATGATTGCCAGCCAGTGGAGTGCAATTGACTGGCAGCAAAAGACATTGCTGGTCATAGCCGATGTATCGAAAAACAAGCGTGAGCATCTGATCCCGCTGGCTGAATCGGCACTACAGGAATTAGCCTCAGTGAAAGAACTGACTAAGGAAAGCAACAGTCCCTATATCTTCCCGCTATCAACCAACGGTGAGCGACCGGTACGCACTGATAGCCTGGCGCGTTCCATCATGTATTTCCGGGCTTTTAATCCTGAGTTTAAAGTTTTCACAGCGCGAGATTTACGTCGCACTTGTAAAACGCTGATGGGGGAGGCGGGGATCAGCAAAGAGATCCGCGACCGTATCCAGAATCACGCTTTGAATGACGTCAGCTCTAAACACTATGATCGTTATGACTACCTGACTGAAAAGCGTAGGGCGCTTGAGATCTGGGAAGACAGGGTCAACAACTATCAGCGGCAGCAGGAAAATAACGTTGTGAACCTGTTTGGGCGGAAGTAG
- a CDS encoding outer membrane beta-barrel protein — MSMKAILAALPIAMIPATVLAANTEEVYYGSAKYLQIEQRAKEMDTSSRPGVGQFVGGKQKEHLGGAAIAAGYRFGNGWRTEGEYTFKQKTEYTNGSSAFPNGFDHLQTETERLMLNVYRDYELGYGVSVYGTAGLGVSRIKADGWQGNPGREYGSTTQNNLTYALGAGVSYTPVDRLYVDLGYRYIDMGKIESGYNNYANMRGLKDEQMKAHIVSNEFTLGMRYVF, encoded by the coding sequence ATGAGTATGAAAGCTATTTTAGCCGCCCTGCCGATCGCGATGATCCCGGCTACGGTTCTGGCAGCAAATACCGAAGAAGTGTATTACGGTTCCGCAAAATACCTGCAGATTGAACAGCGAGCCAAAGAGATGGATACCAGTTCCCGTCCGGGTGTCGGGCAGTTTGTGGGTGGTAAACAAAAAGAGCACTTAGGCGGTGCGGCGATTGCTGCGGGATACCGGTTTGGTAATGGCTGGCGCACTGAAGGTGAATACACCTTTAAGCAGAAAACCGAATACACCAACGGCTCCAGCGCCTTCCCTAACGGTTTTGATCATCTTCAGACTGAAACAGAACGTCTGATGCTGAACGTCTATCGTGATTATGAGTTGGGCTACGGCGTCTCTGTTTACGGTACCGCAGGGCTTGGTGTGAGCAGGATTAAAGCCGACGGCTGGCAGGGTAATCCTGGCCGTGAATACGGTTCGACGACGCAAAACAACCTGACTTACGCATTAGGCGCAGGCGTAAGTTACACGCCGGTTGATCGTCTCTATGTCGATTTGGGTTATCGCTATATCGATATGGGTAAGATCGAAAGTGGATATAACAACTATGCGAACATGCGTGGCTTAAAAGATGAGCAGATGAAAGCGCACATCGTCTCTAATGAATTTACCCTTGGCATGCGTTATGTCTTTTAA
- a CDS encoding DNA repair protein — protein MSTPIKRLEIIKNAIELEDDDIIQSQLTRLKNEAFDDELQAIVVALEQKNYTAAIAAITAWLQSQRAITQWRDPQVAASKLELKALEERLRDLIDRRNARVQQLDEFNDLYFSRLGPLMQQILALRKTLAELNLRRQQAEARRREEDYRRCQQYMAQAVEVLATLTQRWRDLPADSVQAAEARKHLQQQSNLIANLLAEALELESGLTREEEPARQARDEANEEYEKYREQHHDAEVRLRKGKDLSEEDQNELKRLWRQASKLCHPDLVADDLKEEANAMMAQLNQAKQRGDVKAIRSLVARLQQGFEPLMASDRLNDLERIRKKMAQVREQIDILVNELAELEKEESWLLVSSLSNMEAYFAQQEKALHEVRASLEHQVSEAQLDSAA, from the coding sequence ATGAGCACACCGATCAAACGGCTAGAAATCATTAAAAATGCCATTGAACTGGAAGATGACGACATCATCCAGAGCCAGCTGACACGCCTGAAAAATGAAGCGTTTGACGATGAGCTACAGGCAATCGTCGTGGCGCTTGAGCAGAAGAACTACACCGCGGCCATTGCGGCCATTACCGCCTGGCTACAGAGCCAACGCGCAATCACCCAGTGGCGCGATCCACAGGTGGCGGCCAGCAAGCTGGAGCTGAAGGCGCTGGAAGAGCGTCTGCGCGATCTTATAGATCGCCGCAATGCGCGGGTGCAGCAGCTGGATGAGTTCAACGATCTTTATTTCTCCCGCCTCGGCCCGCTGATGCAGCAGATCCTCGCCCTGCGCAAAACGCTGGCGGAGCTGAACCTGCGTCGTCAACAGGCGGAAGCGCGTCGTCGCGAGGAAGATTACCGTCGCTGCCAGCAGTATATGGCGCAGGCTGTAGAAGTACTGGCAACGCTCACCCAGCGCTGGCGCGATCTGCCTGCCGATTCCGTGCAAGCCGCTGAAGCACGCAAACATTTGCAGCAGCAAAGTAACCTGATTGCCAACCTGCTGGCCGAAGCGCTGGAGCTTGAAAGCGGCTTAACGCGCGAAGAAGAGCCTGCGCGTCAGGCGCGCGACGAAGCCAACGAAGAGTACGAGAAATACCGCGAGCAGCACCACGATGCCGAAGTGCGTCTGCGTAAAGGAAAGGATCTCTCGGAAGAAGATCAGAACGAACTGAAGCGCCTCTGGCGCCAGGCGAGCAAGCTTTGCCACCCGGATCTGGTGGCCGACGATCTGAAAGAAGAAGCCAACGCGATGATGGCGCAGCTCAACCAGGCCAAACAGCGTGGCGACGTCAAAGCCATACGCTCTCTGGTGGCGCGCCTGCAGCAAGGCTTCGAGCCGCTGATGGCCAGCGACAGGCTGAACGATCTGGAACGTATCCGCAAAAAAATGGCGCAGGTCCGCGAGCAAATCGACATTTTAGTGAACGAGCTGGCGGAGCTGGAGAAAGAGGAATCCTGGCTTCTGGTGTCGTCGCTGAGCAATATGGAAGCCTACTTCGCTCAGCAGGAGAAAGCGCTGCACGAAGTTCGCGCCTCGCTCGAACATCAGGTGAGCGAAGCGCAACTGGATTCTGCAGCCTGA
- a CDS encoding siderophore-interacting protein, translated as MTSTRYPQRVRNDLRFRELTVLRAERVSAGFQRIVLGGEALEGFSSRGFDDHTKVFFPAPGTTFVPPVVTDDGIDWGDGVRPQARDYTPLYDAVNHELVLDFFVHDGGIASHWAVEAKAGDKLTIGGPRGSLVVPEDYAWQLYVCDESGMPALRRRLEGIAKLPVRPGVHAVVTVGDESYKDYLAHLSTFDITWIVGYSEQAVADHLATLTVPAEDYFIWLTGEGKVVKSLSRQFESETIDPQLVRASAYWHAK; from the coding sequence ATGACATCTACCCGTTACCCACAGCGTGTTCGTAATGACCTGCGTTTTCGCGAGCTGACGGTGCTCCGCGCTGAGCGCGTTAGCGCGGGTTTCCAGCGCATTGTTTTAGGCGGTGAGGCGCTGGAGGGCTTTAGCTCCCGTGGCTTTGATGACCACACCAAAGTCTTTTTCCCGGCTCCAGGGACGACGTTTGTGCCTCCGGTAGTCACCGATGACGGCATCGACTGGGGTGACGGCGTACGTCCTCAGGCGCGCGACTATACGCCGCTGTATGACGCGGTAAATCATGAGCTGGTGCTCGATTTCTTCGTTCATGATGGTGGTATTGCCAGCCACTGGGCGGTCGAGGCGAAGGCGGGTGATAAGCTGACGATCGGCGGTCCACGCGGTTCGCTGGTGGTACCGGAAGATTATGCCTGGCAGCTGTATGTCTGCGATGAGTCCGGCATGCCCGCGCTGCGCCGCCGTTTAGAAGGCATCGCAAAACTGCCTGTTCGCCCGGGCGTTCATGCAGTGGTGACGGTTGGGGATGAATCTTATAAGGATTATCTGGCACACCTGAGCACGTTCGACATCACCTGGATTGTTGGCTATAGCGAGCAGGCTGTGGCGGACCATCTGGCGACGCTAACCGTTCCGGCGGAAGATTACTTTATCTGGCTGACCGGTGAAGGGAAGGTAGTGAAAAGCCTCAGCCGCCAGTTTGAATCCGAAACGATTGATCCGCAGCTGGTGCGTGCCAGCGCTTACTGGCACGCTAAATAA
- a CDS encoding PadR family transcriptional regulator, translating to MRHEHDGGGRRPRFFGHGDLRLVILDILTRNASHGYELIKEIENMTQGNYTPSPGVIYPTLDYLQDQAFILIKEEENGRKSITITVAGQQWLDENQEQLAHIQARIKARSVGFQLRKNPQMKRALDNFKAVLDLKVNQGELSDAQLKQIIGVIDRAALEISQLD from the coding sequence ATGCGACACGAACACGATGGCGGCGGACGTCGACCGCGCTTTTTTGGCCACGGCGATCTGCGTCTGGTGATTCTGGATATCCTGACGCGCAATGCGAGCCACGGCTACGAGCTGATCAAAGAGATCGAAAACATGACTCAGGGGAATTACACCCCAAGCCCGGGCGTAATCTACCCGACTCTGGATTATCTACAGGATCAGGCCTTTATCCTCATTAAGGAAGAAGAAAACGGCCGTAAGAGCATTACGATTACCGTGGCGGGTCAGCAATGGCTGGATGAAAATCAGGAACAGCTGGCGCACATACAGGCGCGTATCAAAGCGCGTTCCGTCGGTTTCCAGTTGCGAAAAAACCCGCAGATGAAGCGGGCGCTGGATAACTTCAAAGCGGTATTAGACCTGAAGGTCAATCAGGGAGAGCTCAGCGATGCGCAGCTTAAGCAGATCATCGGCGTAATCGACCGCGCAGCGCTGGAGATCTCCCAGCTGGATTAA
- a CDS encoding methyl-accepting chemotaxis protein, protein MFLNDVKIGTKLFLAFGLLIVLMVVSASLSLLSLNRANNGMQSIITSDYPTTVKANQLIDNFQEFIGTQQLMLLDEQGTYTAQSQQRLKEISGNITVLLGELNNALHDAKSQQALADIRGVRQQYLDSRYRILQAVQNNDRAGAIREMMTTTLNLQQEYKAKVQALIAIQNTEMHDAGAQVEGDFRTNRLLLILITLFSVAAGSLIGWFIVRSITRPLGQAVTFAEAIAEGDLTGSITPHGKDETGQLLHALMEMKTRLMDIVQQVQTGSENISSAAAQIVAGNQDLAARTEEQASSVEQTAASMEQITATVKNTASHTGEATTLSADAATVVKNNGEMMKQVTSKMRLINETSNRMSDIIDLIDAIAFQTNILALNAAVEAARAGEHGRGFAVVAGEVRQLAQKSASSASEIRELIESSTSQTQDGMNLVEKASGLINGMVGNVEEMDVILREIRQASHEQTEGISQINSAIGLIDATTQQNSALVEESVAAAASLNEQAMHLKELVRVFRVGEHAPA, encoded by the coding sequence ATGTTCTTAAATGACGTAAAGATCGGCACGAAATTATTTCTGGCATTTGGGCTATTAATTGTCCTGATGGTGGTGAGTGCGAGTTTGTCCTTGCTGAGTCTGAACCGGGCCAATAACGGGATGCAATCTATCATTACCAGTGACTATCCTACGACGGTAAAAGCGAACCAGTTAATCGACAACTTCCAGGAATTTATTGGCACTCAGCAGCTCATGTTGCTGGATGAACAGGGGACCTATACGGCGCAATCGCAACAGCGTCTGAAGGAGATCAGCGGGAATATCACCGTGCTCCTGGGTGAGCTGAACAACGCGCTGCATGATGCGAAATCACAGCAGGCACTGGCGGATATCCGCGGTGTGCGTCAGCAGTATCTGGACTCGCGTTACCGTATTTTACAGGCAGTGCAGAATAACGATCGCGCGGGTGCTATCAGGGAGATGATGACCACGACCCTTAACCTGCAGCAGGAGTACAAAGCGAAGGTGCAGGCGCTGATTGCCATTCAGAACACCGAAATGCACGACGCAGGTGCGCAGGTGGAGGGGGACTTCAGAACCAACCGTCTGCTGCTGATCCTGATTACCCTTTTCAGCGTGGCGGCAGGCAGCCTGATTGGCTGGTTTATCGTACGCTCGATTACCCGTCCTCTGGGCCAGGCCGTGACTTTTGCTGAAGCCATCGCCGAGGGTGACCTGACCGGCAGCATCACGCCGCACGGTAAAGACGAAACGGGTCAACTGCTGCATGCGCTGATGGAGATGAAAACACGCCTGATGGACATTGTGCAGCAGGTGCAAACTGGCTCAGAGAATATCTCCAGCGCTGCCGCGCAGATTGTGGCCGGTAACCAGGATCTGGCCGCGCGCACGGAAGAGCAGGCAAGCTCTGTTGAACAGACCGCCGCTTCCATGGAGCAGATCACCGCTACGGTGAAAAACACCGCGTCGCATACCGGTGAGGCGACCACCCTCTCAGCAGATGCCGCCACGGTGGTTAAAAACAACGGTGAGATGATGAAGCAGGTGACCAGCAAAATGCGCCTGATTAATGAGACCTCGAACCGGATGTCCGACATTATCGACCTGATCGACGCCATTGCTTTCCAGACTAACATTCTGGCGTTGAATGCGGCAGTGGAAGCGGCACGTGCGGGTGAGCATGGCCGTGGCTTTGCGGTTGTGGCGGGCGAGGTGCGTCAGCTTGCTCAGAAAAGCGCATCGTCTGCCAGTGAAATTCGTGAGCTGATTGAGAGCTCCACCAGCCAGACCCAGGACGGGATGAACCTGGTCGAAAAAGCGAGTGGGCTGATCAACGGGATGGTCGGTAACGTGGAAGAGATGGACGTTATTCTGCGTGAGATCCGCCAGGCCAGCCATGAGCAGACGGAGGGGATCTCGCAGATCAACAGCGCGATTGGACTGATTGATGCCACCACCCAGCAAAACTCTGCGCTGGTGGAGGAGTCCGTCGCGGCGGCGGCATCCCTTAACGAACAGGCGATGCATCTGAAAGAGCTGGTACGCGTCTTCCGGGTGGGCGAGCACGCACCGGCTTAA